In one window of Flavobacterium ginsengisoli DNA:
- the porQ gene encoding type IX secretion system protein PorQ, with product MLKKVVLFFLILICSCSFGQVGGRYTYQFLNLTTSPRQAALGGDIITIYDDDVNQAMSNPALINADMDNHLALNYGSYYGEASYGTGSYAYTYDRHLQTFYAGVTYVNYGTFEGYDENGQATSNFTGSEGALSLGYAYNVPFTDLYIGASAKLITSSLETYNSIGGAVDLGFLYVDEKNDLNFALVFRNMGTQFTTYSGIKENLPFEIVAGISQELEHVPIRWHLSVENIQQWNISFSNPVRGETNIDGSTSPEKVSFVNNALRHVAFGVELFPKKAFNFRVGYNFRRGEELRVEEQRNFSGVSLGFGLRMNKLKFNYSYSRYTLATNTSLFGLTLNFQ from the coding sequence ATGCTCAAAAAAGTTGTTTTATTTTTTCTAATCTTAATCTGTTCGTGTTCTTTCGGACAAGTTGGAGGGCGCTACACTTATCAATTTTTAAACTTAACTACTTCGCCAAGACAAGCGGCATTAGGAGGAGACATTATTACAATATATGATGATGATGTTAATCAAGCCATGTCGAATCCTGCTCTTATAAATGCGGATATGGATAATCATTTAGCGTTGAATTACGGAAGTTATTATGGCGAGGCTTCTTACGGTACTGGATCGTATGCTTATACTTACGATAGGCATCTTCAGACTTTTTATGCTGGAGTTACTTATGTTAACTACGGCACATTTGAAGGATATGACGAAAATGGCCAGGCAACTTCGAATTTTACAGGAAGTGAAGGTGCTTTATCGCTTGGATATGCATACAATGTTCCTTTTACAGATTTATACATTGGTGCAAGTGCTAAGCTTATAACTTCATCTTTAGAAACATATAATTCAATAGGAGGTGCGGTCGATTTGGGGTTTTTATATGTAGATGAAAAGAACGATTTGAATTTTGCTCTTGTATTTAGAAATATGGGAACTCAGTTTACTACTTATTCAGGGATTAAGGAGAATCTTCCGTTTGAAATTGTTGCGGGTATTTCGCAAGAATTAGAGCATGTGCCTATTCGTTGGCATCTTTCGGTAGAAAATATACAGCAATGGAATATCTCTTTTTCGAATCCTGTTCGCGGAGAAACTAATATCGACGGATCTACTAGTCCAGAGAAAGTCTCTTTTGTAAACAACGCTTTAAGGCACGTAGCTTTTGGAGTTGAGCTTTTTCCTAAAAAAGCATTCAATTTTCGCGTAGGTTATAATTTTAGAAGAGGCGAAGAATTGCGTGTAGAAGAACAGCGTAACTTTTCGGGAGTTTCGTTAGGGTTTGGTTTGAGAATGAATAAACTGAAATTTAATTACTCTTATTCAAGATATACATTAGCGACAAATACAAGTCTTTTTGGTTTAACCTTAAATTTTCAATAA
- the rpsA gene encoding 30S ribosomal protein S1, with product MSEQTKSQEEFLANFNWHNFQEGIDAVDEKNLQEFEELVSKTFIATDQEEVVEGVVVRITDRDVIVDINAKSEGVISLNEFRYNPNLKVGDKVEVLIDIREDKTGQLVLSHRKARTIKSWDRVIAANETGEIVNGFVKCRTKGGMIVDVFGIEAFLPGSQIDVKPIRDYDVYVNKMMEFKVVKINHEFKNVVVSHKALIEADIEVQKKEIIGQLQKGQVLEGVVKNITSYGVFIDLGGVDGLIHITDLSWSRINHPSEVLELDQKLNVVILDFDDEKTRIQLGLKQLNAHPWDALDANLTVGDKVKGKVVVIADYGAFIEVAEGVEGLIHVSEMSWSTHLRSAQDFVKVGDVVEAVILTLDRDDRKMSLGIKQLSQDPWTDITSKYPVGSKHTGIVRNFTNFGIFVELEEGIDGLIYISDLSWTKKIKHPSEFVNVGEKLDVVVLELDVEGRKLSLGHKQTTANPWDQYEDSFAVGTIHNGEISEIVDKGATVEFGDDIVAFIPTRHLEKEDGKKLKKGDTADFKVIEFNKEFKRVVASHTAIFREEEEKNVKAATENTSSNSTTNAPAATLGDNNDVLAALKAKMEKTEKK from the coding sequence ATGTCTGAACAAACAAAATCACAAGAAGAGTTTTTAGCAAATTTTAACTGGCACAACTTCCAAGAAGGAATCGATGCAGTAGATGAAAAAAACTTGCAAGAGTTTGAAGAACTAGTATCAAAAACTTTCATCGCTACAGATCAAGAAGAAGTAGTTGAAGGAGTTGTAGTTAGAATTACAGATAGAGACGTTATCGTTGATATCAATGCTAAATCTGAAGGTGTTATTTCTTTAAACGAATTTCGTTACAACCCAAATTTAAAAGTAGGTGACAAAGTAGAAGTATTAATTGACATCCGTGAGGATAAAACAGGTCAATTAGTATTATCTCACAGAAAAGCACGTACTATCAAATCTTGGGATAGAGTTATTGCGGCTAATGAAACTGGAGAAATCGTTAACGGTTTTGTTAAATGTAGAACTAAAGGAGGTATGATTGTTGACGTATTCGGTATCGAAGCGTTCTTACCTGGATCTCAAATTGACGTTAAGCCAATTAGAGACTACGATGTATATGTAAACAAAATGATGGAATTCAAAGTGGTAAAAATCAACCACGAATTCAAAAACGTAGTTGTATCTCATAAAGCTCTTATCGAGGCTGATATTGAAGTACAGAAAAAAGAGATCATCGGTCAATTACAAAAAGGACAAGTATTAGAAGGTGTTGTTAAAAACATTACTTCTTATGGTGTGTTCATTGACTTAGGTGGTGTTGACGGATTAATTCACATTACTGACCTTTCTTGGAGTAGAATCAACCACCCAAGTGAAGTTCTTGAATTAGACCAAAAATTAAACGTTGTAATCCTTGATTTCGATGATGAGAAAACAAGAATTCAATTAGGATTGAAACAATTAAACGCTCACCCATGGGATGCTTTAGATGCTAACTTAACTGTTGGTGATAAAGTTAAAGGTAAAGTAGTTGTAATCGCTGATTACGGTGCATTTATCGAAGTTGCTGAAGGTGTTGAAGGTTTAATCCACGTTTCTGAAATGTCATGGTCAACTCACTTACGTTCTGCTCAGGACTTCGTGAAAGTTGGAGATGTTGTTGAAGCAGTTATCTTAACTCTTGACAGAGATGATCGTAAGATGTCATTAGGTATCAAACAATTATCTCAAGATCCATGGACTGACATTACTTCTAAATACCCAGTAGGTTCTAAACATACAGGTATCGTTAGAAACTTTACAAACTTTGGTATTTTCGTAGAATTAGAAGAAGGAATTGATGGATTAATCTACATTTCTGACCTTTCTTGGACTAAGAAAATTAAACACCCATCTGAGTTTGTAAACGTTGGTGAAAAACTTGATGTTGTAGTATTAGAATTAGATGTTGAAGGACGTAAATTATCTTTAGGTCACAAACAAACTACTGCTAATCCTTGGGATCAATACGAAGATTCTTTCGCTGTAGGAACTATCCACAACGGTGAGATTTCTGAAATCGTTGACAAAGGAGCTACTGTAGAATTCGGAGATGATATCGTTGCTTTCATTCCTACTCGTCACCTTGAAAAAGAAGACGGAAAGAAATTGAAAAAAGGTGATACAGCTGATTTCAAAGTAATTGAATTCAACAAAGAATTCAAAAGAGTAGTTGCTTCTCACACTGCTATCTTCAGAGAAGAAGAAGAGAAAAACGTGAAAGCCGCAACTGAAAATACTTCATCTAACTCTACTACAAATGCACCAGCTGCAACTTTAGGAGATAACAATGATGTATTAGCCGCATTAAAAGCTAAAATGGAAAAAACTGAGAAAAAATAA
- a CDS encoding nucleoside permease, whose amino-acid sequence MGIKNRLILMSFLQFFVWGAWLITIGNYWFGTKAWEGTQFGLVFGTMGIASLFMPTLTGIIADRWINAEKLYGALHILYAVVLFGIAQVTTPDTFIIVMLLAMCCYMPTIALSNSISYTSLKLNNKNIVKDFPPIRVWGTIGFIVAMWITNLSGSKATEYQFYIAGVGALILGIYAFTLPKCEPQRLIKENATWIETFGLESFKLFANYKMALFFVFSMFLGGALQLTNAYGDVFLDEFKHFPKYADSFVIQYSTIIMSISQVSETLFILAIPFFLRRFGIKQVMLISMLAWVLRFGLFAFGDPINGLWMIILSCIVYGMAFDFFNISGSLFVESNTDSKIRSSAQGLFMMMTNGVGAVLGSLTSGWAIDRFFTKSFANTTELAGFLQTDASNEKMAEFVKSQGNSISADGIFSNPVLMKDWHTIWLSFALYALVIAIAFAVLFKHKHDPKEIENLSH is encoded by the coding sequence ATGGGGATTAAAAATAGATTGATTTTAATGAGCTTTCTTCAATTTTTTGTTTGGGGAGCCTGGCTTATAACAATTGGAAATTATTGGTTTGGCACAAAAGCATGGGAAGGAACTCAATTCGGGCTCGTTTTTGGAACCATGGGAATCGCTTCTCTTTTTATGCCTACGCTTACAGGTATTATTGCCGATAGATGGATTAATGCCGAAAAATTATACGGTGCTCTACATATTCTTTACGCGGTAGTTCTATTCGGAATTGCGCAAGTTACTACACCAGATACTTTTATTATTGTAATGCTTTTGGCAATGTGCTGTTATATGCCAACAATCGCTTTAAGTAACTCGATATCTTATACTTCACTTAAATTAAACAACAAAAACATCGTAAAGGATTTTCCGCCAATTCGTGTTTGGGGAACTATCGGATTTATTGTTGCCATGTGGATTACCAATTTAAGCGGAAGTAAGGCAACTGAATATCAATTTTATATTGCTGGAGTTGGAGCTTTAATTCTTGGAATTTACGCTTTTACTTTGCCAAAATGTGAGCCACAGCGTTTGATTAAAGAAAATGCAACTTGGATAGAAACTTTTGGTTTAGAGTCTTTTAAGTTGTTTGCAAACTATAAAATGGCTTTGTTTTTTGTGTTTTCTATGTTTTTAGGAGGAGCACTTCAGTTGACAAATGCTTATGGAGATGTGTTTTTGGATGAGTTTAAGCACTTCCCAAAATATGCCGATTCTTTCGTTATTCAATATTCGACTATTATTATGTCAATTTCTCAGGTTTCTGAGACATTGTTTATTCTTGCGATTCCGTTTTTCTTGAGACGTTTTGGAATCAAACAAGTAATGCTGATTAGTATGCTAGCTTGGGTTCTGCGTTTCGGATTATTTGCTTTTGGAGACCCTATAAATGGTTTATGGATGATTATCCTTTCTTGTATCGTTTACGGAATGGCATTTGATTTCTTCAATATTTCAGGTTCTTTATTCGTAGAAAGCAATACTGATTCTAAAATTCGTTCTTCTGCACAAGGTTTATTTATGATGATGACCAATGGAGTAGGAGCTGTTTTGGGAAGTTTGACTTCTGGTTGGGCAATTGATCGTTTCTTTACAAAATCGTTTGCTAATACAACTGAATTAGCGGGATTTTTACAAACGGATGCTTCAAATGAAAAGATGGCAGAATTTGTAAAAAGTCAAGGGAATTCAATTTCTGCAGATGGAATTTTTTCAAATCCAGTCCTAATGAAAGACTGGCACACTATCTGGCTTTCGTTTGCGCTTTATGCTTTGGTGATTGCGATTGCTTTTGCTGTTTTGTTTAAGCACAAACATGATCCAAAAGAGATAGAAAATTTAAGTCATTAA